Proteins encoded by one window of Blautia argi:
- the plsX gene encoding phosphate acyltransferase PlsX, protein MENIIKVAVDAMGGDYAPTEAVKGAVAALQEKENVQIFLVGKQEILEKELEACTYPKERLEIVPASEVIETGEPPVAAIRGKKDSSLVKGMKMVRKGEADAFVSAGSSGAILVGGTTIVGRIKGVERAPLAPLIPTKDGVSLLIDCGANVDARSSHLVQFARMGSIYMEHVMGIKNPRVGIVNIGVEEEKGNALVKETYPLLKECKDINFIGSIEAREIPAGAADVIVTEAFVGNVILKLYEGLGATLISKIKGGMMTSFRSKMGALLVKPALKKTLKSFDASEYGGAPLLGLKGLVVKCHGNSKEKEFKNAIIQCISFKEQHISERIGENLMVTQEKKEEI, encoded by the coding sequence ATGGAAAACATAATTAAAGTGGCTGTAGATGCCATGGGAGGCGATTATGCCCCTACAGAGGCTGTAAAGGGCGCAGTAGCTGCGCTGCAGGAAAAAGAAAATGTGCAGATTTTTCTGGTTGGAAAACAGGAAATACTGGAAAAAGAACTGGAAGCCTGTACCTATCCAAAAGAAAGACTGGAAATTGTACCTGCCAGTGAGGTGATTGAAACAGGGGAACCGCCGGTTGCAGCTATTCGCGGCAAAAAGGATTCTTCTCTTGTAAAGGGAATGAAAATGGTGCGAAAGGGTGAGGCAGATGCATTTGTTTCTGCCGGAAGTTCCGGTGCAATTTTAGTGGGAGGAACTACCATTGTAGGCAGAATCAAGGGTGTGGAAAGAGCGCCTTTGGCACCTTTAATCCCTACAAAAGACGGCGTATCCCTTCTGATTGACTGCGGGGCTAATGTAGATGCCCGTTCCTCTCATCTGGTGCAGTTTGCACGCATGGGCTCTATCTATATGGAACATGTTATGGGAATTAAAAATCCCAGAGTAGGAATTGTCAATATCGGTGTGGAGGAAGAAAAGGGAAATGCCCTTGTAAAAGAAACTTATCCCCTTTTAAAGGAATGTAAGGACATCAATTTTATCGGCAGCATTGAGGCCAGAGAAATTCCTGCAGGAGCAGCAGATGTCATTGTCACAGAGGCTTTTGTGGGAAATGTAATTTTAAAACTCTATGAGGGACTTGGAGCAACGCTGATTTCCAAAATCAAGGGCGGTATGATGACCTCGTTTCGCAGTAAAATGGGAGCGCTTTTAGTAAAGCCGGCTCTTAAGAAGACCCTGAAAAGCTTTGATGCCAGTGAGTATGGCGGAGCGCCATTACTGGGCTTAAAGGGTCTGGTAGTAAAATGCCATGGCAATTCCAAAGAAAAGGAATTTAAAAATGCCATTATTCAGTGTATTTCTTTTAAAGAACAGCACATCAGTGAACGCATCGGAGAAAATCTGATGGTTACACAAGAGAAAAAAGAGGAAATTTAG
- the acpP gene encoding acyl carrier protein codes for MELEKLQKIIAEVLNVDTEEVTPDTTFVDDLGADSLDIFQIVMGIEEEFDIEIPTEEVEQIVSVGDAVEQIKRLIG; via the coding sequence ATGGAATTGGAAAAGTTACAGAAGATAATAGCAGAGGTTTTAAATGTGGATACAGAGGAGGTTACACCGGATACAACCTTTGTAGACGATTTGGGCGCAGATTCTCTGGATATTTTCCAAATTGTGATGGGGATTGAAGAAGAGTTTGACATTGAGATTCCTACTGAGGAAGTAGAACAGATTGTATCCGTAGGCGATGCAGTAGAACAGATCAAACGTCTGATTGGCTAA
- the rnc gene encoding ribonuclease III: protein MKETKKLLELEKKIGYKFENFDLLVNALTHSSYANEHHIAYRGNNERLEFLGDAVLEVTSSEFLFRTYPELPEGELTKKRASLVCEPTLALCAREIPLGDYLLLGKGEEATGGRSRDSVVSDAMEALIGAIYLDGGFANAKEFIHKYILNDIENKQLFYDSKTTLQEIVQGRYEEDVHYVLIKEEGPDHNKSFYVEALLGERVLGQGCGHTKKAAEQQAAYCAIKKLKNEKGDICI from the coding sequence ATGAAGGAAACAAAAAAACTTTTGGAGCTGGAAAAAAAGATTGGTTATAAATTTGAAAACTTTGACCTTCTGGTGAATGCCCTTACTCACAGTTCCTATGCAAACGAACATCATATTGCTTACAGGGGAAACAATGAAAGACTGGAGTTTCTGGGAGATGCTGTGCTTGAGGTAACCTCCAGTGAGTTTTTATTTCGTACATATCCGGAACTTCCGGAAGGAGAGCTGACAAAAAAAAGAGCCAGTCTGGTGTGCGAGCCAACTCTTGCCCTCTGTGCCAGAGAGATTCCTCTGGGAGATTATCTGCTTCTTGGAAAAGGGGAAGAGGCAACCGGAGGCAGAAGCAGGGATTCTGTTGTATCAGACGCTATGGAAGCTCTGATTGGAGCCATTTATCTGGACGGCGGTTTTGCTAATGCAAAAGAGTTTATTCATAAGTATATTTTAAACGACATTGAGAATAAGCAGCTCTTTTATGATAGCAAGACTACTCTTCAGGAAATTGTACAGGGACGTTATGAGGAAGATGTCCACTATGTTCTGATAAAGGAAGAGGGACCGGATCACAACAAATCCTTTTATGTAGAGGCGCTTCTTGGTGAGCGTGTTTTAGGACAGGGTTGTGGACACACCAAAAAGGCAGCAGAGCAGCAGGCAGCTTATTGTGCAATTAAGAAGCTGAAAAACGAAAAGGGTGACATATGTATTTAA
- the smc gene encoding chromosome segregation protein SMC, whose amino-acid sequence MYLKSIEVQGFKSFANKITFEFHNGITGIVGPNGSGKSNVGDAVRWVLGEQSAKQLRGGNMQDVIFSGTETRKPLGFAYVAITLDNSGHKLPIDYQEVTIARRLYRSGESEYLLNGTSCRLKDVNELFYDTGIGKEGYSIIGQGQIDKILSGKPEERRELFDEAAGIVKFKRRKNTAIKKLEEEQQNLTRVNDILSELTRQLEPLEKQSETARVYLKKKEELKRLDTQMFLVEMNRIRRELKDVEEKSRIAQSDLEETCKSLDITKTEYEKLEEKLEKLEQEIQHAREVATKRTLEKQNLENRIHLLKEQIHSVAQKEAQYREHTETLDADCEKKVLEEKNYLSEKTELEKKLQEFEGTRVKAQTEFKEAVMEIHKLEEAVEQGKNEIIELLNLRASTKGKLQRYDTMMEQISIRKVELNQRHLSLKSQSVQLEAAGEQYRSEKEDIEVKIEKLVREGNRCEDKIKKYQAEIVRSSQQLEAAQTAYHREFSRLESLRNITERYDGYGNSIRRVMEQKNQVPGIRGVVADLLKVDKSYETAIETALGGSIQNIVTDNENTAKDMIAFLKQNKYGRATFLPLTSMKNKKVFNNAAALKEPGVIGVASELVTVAAEYEGLANYLLGRTLVVDHIDHGIAIARKYQYTIRMVTIEGESLNPGGSLTGGAFKNNSNLLGRRREIDELHGHVENLKKDLETMQNTLEDYRNKRNHFRDEAARIQEQLQEQYIRENTIQMNINSMSSKWEELKKGYELLKEEMAKLEKQTEEIRENSSSIQLELETSAAQEHELETQIQTNQELLEAKKKEEGNLSKKLEQYQLETAGLTSRQGFLQENLSRVREEIKNLKAQKSALLSNITEDREEVLKKEEEIQSVKKAVEDAREEALKDEEKMNQALAEKEKMNQEHKAFFSRRDELSARMNLLDKESYRLTNQKEKLEERQEAQVNYMWEEYEMTYSQALIQMPEELMERSEIQKGISDMRMEIRRLGNVNVNAIEEYKELSERHTFMKTQHDDLVTAEETLRGIIEELDTGMRKQFEEKFQQIRQEFDKAFKELFGGGKGTLELDEEQDILEAGIRIISQPPGKKLQNMMQLSGGEKALTAIALLFAIQNLKPSPFCLLDEIEAALDDSNVTRYAQYLHKLTKNTQFIIITHRRGTMTAADRLYGITMQEKGVSTLVSVNLIENDLDK is encoded by the coding sequence ATGTATTTAAAGAGTATTGAGGTACAAGGCTTTAAATCCTTTGCCAATAAAATTACATTTGAATTTCATAATGGAATTACCGGCATTGTGGGGCCAAACGGCAGTGGAAAGAGTAATGTAGGTGATGCGGTACGCTGGGTTTTGGGAGAGCAGAGCGCCAAGCAGCTTCGAGGCGGCAATATGCAGGACGTTATTTTTTCCGGTACAGAAACCAGAAAGCCCCTGGGCTTTGCCTATGTGGCAATTACCCTGGACAACAGTGGTCACAAGCTGCCCATTGATTATCAAGAGGTCACCATTGCCAGAAGACTGTACCGTTCCGGTGAGAGTGAATATCTCTTAAATGGTACGTCCTGCAGGTTAAAGGACGTCAATGAGCTTTTTTATGATACCGGTATCGGAAAAGAGGGCTACTCTATTATCGGACAGGGACAGATTGATAAAATTTTAAGCGGAAAACCGGAGGAGAGAAGAGAGCTTTTTGATGAGGCAGCGGGAATTGTAAAGTTTAAACGACGAAAAAATACAGCCATAAAAAAGCTGGAGGAAGAGCAGCAGAATCTCACCCGTGTCAACGATATCCTGTCAGAGCTGACCAGACAGCTGGAGCCTTTGGAAAAGCAGTCCGAAACAGCCAGGGTGTATTTAAAGAAAAAGGAAGAACTAAAGCGACTGGATACCCAGATGTTTCTGGTCGAAATGAACCGGATTCGGAGAGAGTTAAAAGACGTTGAGGAAAAATCCCGGATTGCTCAGTCAGACTTGGAGGAAACCTGCAAGAGTTTGGATATTACAAAAACAGAGTATGAAAAACTGGAGGAAAAGCTAGAAAAGCTGGAACAGGAAATTCAGCATGCCAGAGAGGTAGCCACGAAAAGGACTCTGGAAAAGCAAAATCTGGAAAATCGAATTCACCTTTTAAAGGAGCAGATACACTCTGTTGCACAAAAAGAGGCTCAGTACAGGGAGCATACAGAAACGCTGGATGCAGACTGTGAAAAAAAGGTACTGGAAGAGAAGAACTATCTTTCCGAAAAGACAGAGCTGGAAAAAAAGCTACAGGAATTCGAAGGCACTCGCGTAAAAGCTCAGACAGAGTTTAAAGAGGCTGTCATGGAAATCCATAAGCTGGAAGAGGCTGTTGAACAAGGAAAGAATGAGATCATTGAGCTTTTGAACCTGCGGGCCTCCACAAAGGGAAAACTGCAAAGATATGACACCATGATGGAGCAGATTTCTATCAGAAAAGTGGAATTAAATCAGAGGCATTTAAGCCTGAAAAGTCAATCTGTGCAGTTAGAGGCAGCGGGAGAACAGTATCGTTCCGAAAAGGAAGATATTGAAGTAAAGATTGAAAAGCTGGTACGGGAAGGAAACCGCTGCGAGGATAAAATCAAGAAGTATCAGGCAGAAATCGTACGAAGCAGCCAGCAGTTAGAGGCAGCCCAGACGGCTTATCACAGAGAATTTTCCAGACTGGAATCTCTGCGTAACATTACGGAACGTTACGACGGATATGGAAACAGTATCCGCAGAGTTATGGAACAGAAAAATCAGGTGCCGGGAATCCGGGGCGTGGTGGCAGACCTTCTGAAGGTAGACAAAAGCTACGAAACCGCCATTGAAACCGCTCTTGGGGGCAGTATTCAGAATATTGTCACAGACAATGAAAATACAGCCAAGGATATGATCGCGTTTCTGAAACAAAATAAGTATGGTCGTGCTACGTTTTTGCCCCTGACCAGTATGAAGAACAAAAAGGTTTTTAACAATGCAGCTGCTTTAAAGGAACCGGGAGTTATCGGAGTTGCCAGTGAGCTGGTGACGGTTGCAGCAGAGTATGAAGGGCTTGCCAATTATCTGCTGGGCAGAACGCTGGTTGTGGATCATATTGACCATGGAATCGCCATTGCCAGAAAATATCAGTATACCATTCGTATGGTAACCATTGAGGGGGAATCCTTAAATCCAGGCGGTTCCCTTACCGGTGGTGCGTTTAAAAATAACAGCAATCTTTTGGGAAGACGGCGGGAAATCGACGAACTGCATGGACATGTGGAAAATCTGAAAAAGGATTTGGAAACCATGCAGAATACTCTGGAGGATTACAGAAATAAGAGAAATCATTTCCGAGATGAGGCGGCCAGGATACAGGAGCAGCTTCAGGAACAATATATCCGGGAAAATACGATACAAATGAATATCAATTCCATGAGTAGCAAGTGGGAAGAGTTGAAAAAAGGCTATGAGCTGCTGAAGGAAGAAATGGCAAAGCTGGAAAAGCAGACAGAAGAAATCCGGGAAAACAGCAGTTCTATCCAACTGGAGCTGGAAACCAGTGCAGCCCAGGAGCATGAGCTGGAAACACAGATTCAGACAAATCAGGAACTTTTGGAAGCAAAGAAAAAGGAGGAAGGAAATCTTTCCAAAAAACTGGAGCAGTACCAGTTGGAAACAGCAGGACTTACCTCCCGCCAGGGCTTTCTTCAGGAAAACCTCAGCCGTGTCCGGGAAGAGATAAAAAATTTGAAAGCTCAGAAGAGTGCGTTGCTGTCCAATATAACAGAAGACAGAGAAGAGGTTCTGAAAAAGGAAGAGGAAATCCAGTCTGTTAAAAAGGCCGTGGAGGACGCCCGGGAAGAGGCGCTTAAAGACGAAGAAAAAATGAATCAGGCTCTTGCGGAAAAAGAAAAGATGAATCAGGAACACAAGGCTTTCTTTTCCAGACGAGATGAGCTTTCTGCCAGAATGAACCTGCTGGATAAGGAGAGTTACCGCCTTACCAATCAGAAGGAAAAGCTGGAGGAGCGTCAGGAAGCCCAGGTAAATTATATGTGGGAAGAATATGAAATGACCTATAGCCAGGCTTTGATTCAGATGCCGGAGGAGTTGATGGAGCGTTCCGAAATCCAAAAAGGCATTTCTGACATGCGTATGGAAATCCGCAGACTGGGAAATGTCAACGTCAATGCCATTGAGGAATATAAGGAGCTTTCAGAACGCCATACCTTTATGAAAACCCAGCACGATGATCTGGTAACTGCAGAAGAAACTTTAAGGGGCATTATAGAAGAGCTGGACACAGGAATGAGAAAGCAGTTTGAGGAAAAGTTCCAGCAGATAAGACAGGAATTTGACAAGGCATTTAAGGAGCTTTTCGGGGGCGGAAAGGGTACTTTAGAGCTTGATGAAGAGCAGGATATTCTGGAAGCAGGTATCCGCATCATTTCTCAGCCTCCGGGAAAGAAACTCCAGAACATGATGCAGCTTTCCGGTGGGGAGAAGGCGCTGACAGCCATTGCCCTGTTGTTTGCTATTCAGAATCTGAAGCCCTCGCCTTTCTGTCTTCTGGACGAAATCGAAGCAGCTCTTGACGATTCCAATGTTACCCGGTATGCACAATATCTTCATAAGTTGACAAAAAATACACAGTTTATTATTATAACACATAGAAGAGGTACCATGACAGCAGCAGACAGGCTGTATGGAATTACCATGCAGGAAAAAGGCGTATCTACCCTGGTATCGGTAAACCTGATAGAAAATGACTTGGATAAATAG